The following are encoded in a window of Flavobacterium cupriresistens genomic DNA:
- a CDS encoding TonB-dependent receptor — MIPKKINLFILLVLTALTSFSQEKFTLSGTINDFKNNETLIGVNIYIPSLKIGTTTNEYGFYSLTIPSGKHEIEISYVGYQTIQKTIDLNQNTKTNFSLQEGGEELQEVVITDNKGKINIKSPEMSTNKLSISTIKKMPVVMGEVDVLKSILLLPGVTNAGEGASGFNVRGGGADQNLILLDEATIFNSSHVFGFFSVFNPDAIKDLKLYKGGIPARYGGRASSVLDIYQKDGSSKGFHMNGGIGLISSRLLAEGPLVKDKGSFLIGGRASYAHLFLKLSEDQKDNSAYFYDLNTKLSYKLNDNNSLYLSGYFGRDVFSINKSFSNTYGNTTLNLRWNHLFSSKVFSNLSLIYSDYYYGLDLDLVGFKWDSGIKNYNIKYDFKHYISDKFKLNYGINGIYYGFNPGTIKPTGTTSGINPDQLDKKYAFEPAVYIDAESQFSKRITVSYGLRYSLFYRLGESTINYYDNDSPVIFDSNTQIYKKGTPISTKFYGKNKVIQSYDNLEPRFAISYQLNDDEALKASYNRMAQYLQLISNTSSPTPLDVWMPSDNYIKPQIADQVALGYFRNINNGAYSLEVEAYYKKVQNRLDYIDGADLIANDAIEQVILNGRMRSYGLELMLKKNEGKFNGWVSYTLSKSEQQTPGRTPEETGINDGRWYNSVYDKTHNLAVTSAYNLNEKWSFGANFTLQSGQPVTYPNAQYEYLGITVPSYGLRNENRLPAYHHLDISATLTPRKNKDRNWKGEWVFSIYNLYNRQNAASINFRQNVDTGANEAVKTSIFGMVPAVSYNFKF; from the coding sequence ATGATTCCAAAAAAAATTAACCTTTTTATTCTTCTTGTTCTAACGGCTCTCACTTCATTTTCTCAAGAAAAATTCACATTAAGCGGTACCATAAATGACTTTAAAAATAATGAAACCTTAATCGGGGTAAACATTTATATTCCTTCCTTAAAAATCGGAACTACAACAAATGAATACGGTTTTTATTCCTTAACTATTCCCTCCGGTAAACACGAAATCGAAATCAGTTATGTGGGCTATCAAACCATTCAAAAAACAATTGACTTAAATCAAAACACTAAAACTAATTTTTCGCTACAGGAAGGTGGTGAAGAACTTCAAGAAGTTGTAATTACGGATAACAAAGGTAAGATCAACATCAAATCGCCTGAAATGAGCACCAATAAACTTTCGATTTCAACCATCAAAAAGATGCCGGTTGTTATGGGTGAAGTCGATGTTTTGAAATCGATTTTGTTGCTTCCGGGTGTTACCAATGCCGGTGAAGGCGCTTCGGGATTTAATGTCAGAGGCGGTGGAGCAGATCAGAATTTAATTTTGTTAGATGAAGCCACTATATTTAACTCTTCGCACGTATTTGGATTCTTTTCGGTTTTCAATCCCGATGCTATTAAAGATTTAAAACTATACAAAGGCGGAATTCCGGCACGATACGGCGGAAGAGCCTCCTCTGTCCTCGATATTTACCAAAAAGACGGAAGCAGCAAAGGTTTTCATATGAATGGCGGAATCGGATTAATCTCAAGCAGATTGCTGGCAGAAGGTCCGCTGGTAAAGGACAAAGGTTCTTTTTTGATTGGAGGAAGAGCCTCTTACGCCCATCTGTTTTTAAAATTATCCGAAGACCAAAAAGACAATTCTGCCTATTTTTATGATTTGAATACTAAATTGAGTTATAAATTAAATGACAACAACAGTTTGTATTTATCAGGGTATTTTGGTCGAGATGTTTTTAGCATTAATAAAAGCTTCTCGAATACTTACGGAAATACAACTTTAAATCTTCGTTGGAATCATCTGTTTTCCAGTAAAGTATTCTCCAATTTATCTTTAATTTACAGTGATTATTACTACGGTCTTGATTTAGATTTGGTAGGTTTCAAATGGGATTCCGGAATTAAAAACTACAACATCAAATACGATTTCAAACATTATATTTCAGACAAGTTCAAATTGAATTATGGTATAAACGGAATCTACTACGGATTTAATCCCGGAACGATCAAACCGACCGGAACTACTTCAGGGATTAATCCTGATCAATTAGATAAAAAATATGCTTTTGAACCTGCGGTTTATATCGATGCCGAAAGTCAGTTTTCAAAAAGAATTACGGTTTCTTACGGATTGCGTTACAGCTTATTTTATCGTTTAGGCGAATCTACTATTAATTATTATGACAACGATAGTCCGGTTATTTTTGACTCTAATACGCAGATTTATAAAAAAGGAACTCCAATCTCAACGAAGTTTTATGGCAAAAATAAGGTTATTCAGAGTTACGATAATCTGGAGCCGAGATTCGCAATTTCTTATCAATTAAACGATGATGAGGCCTTAAAAGCCAGTTACAACAGAATGGCGCAATACCTTCAATTGATTTCGAATACCTCATCACCCACTCCGCTTGACGTCTGGATGCCTAGTGACAATTACATCAAACCTCAAATCGCCGATCAGGTTGCCTTGGGTTATTTTAGAAACATCAACAACGGAGCTTACTCGCTTGAAGTGGAAGCATATTATAAAAAAGTTCAAAACCGTTTAGACTATATCGATGGTGCAGATCTGATTGCCAATGATGCTATTGAACAGGTCATTCTAAACGGACGTATGAGATCGTATGGTCTAGAACTAATGCTTAAAAAAAATGAGGGTAAATTTAACGGATGGGTTTCTTATACCCTCTCCAAATCAGAACAACAAACACCGGGAAGAACTCCAGAAGAAACCGGAATAAACGATGGTCGCTGGTACAACTCTGTTTATGATAAAACACATAATTTAGCGGTTACATCGGCTTATAATTTAAACGAAAAATGGTCTTTTGGTGCTAACTTTACTTTACAGTCCGGACAGCCTGTTACCTATCCGAATGCGCAATACGAATATTTAGGAATAACGGTACCAAGCTACGGATTGAGAAATGAAAATCGTCTACCAGCTTACCATCACTTGGATATCTCGGCAACATTGACACCAAGAAAAAACAAAGACAGAAACTGGAAGGGAGAATGGGTTTTTAGTATTTACAACCTATATAATCGCCAAAATGCGGCTTCTATTAACTTCCGTCAAAATGTAGACACCGGTGCAAACGAAGCTGTGAAAACCTCCATTTTTGGGATGGTACCGGCAGTAAGTTACAATTTCAAATTTTAA
- a CDS encoding NADP-dependent isocitrate dehydrogenase has protein sequence MTQNSKIFYTLTDEAPLLATYSFLPIVQAFTATAGIAIETRDISLAGRILSNFPEVLTDAQKTVDALAELGQLATQPEANIIKLPNVSASVPQLKAAITELQSHGYNIPNYPEEPQNDAEKEIKAKYAKVLGSAVNPVLREGNSDRRAPRAVKNFAKSNPHSMGAWSADSKTKVASMPNGDFYGSEKSLTVTEANDVKIEFVAKDGSTTVLKASTPLKAGEIIDSSVLHLNALKSFVAETITEAKKEGVLLSVHLKATMMKVSDPIIFGAIVEVYFADLFKKYETLFNELNIDTRNGLGDIYAKIAGRPEQAEVEAAIDAAIANGPALAMVNSDKGITNLHVPSDVIVDASMPAMIRTSGQMYNKEGKQQDTIAIIPDRSYAGIYTATIDFCKKHGAFDPKTMGSVPNVGLMAQKAEEYGSHDKTFQMKEEGVVRVVDKNGTVLMEQSVEANDIFRMCQAKDAPIQDWVKLAVNRARLSDTPAVFWLDENRAHDRELIVKVQKYLKDYNTVNLDIRILNPVAATEFTLDRIIKGLDTISVTGNVLRDYLTDLFPILELGTSAKMLSIVPLMNGGGLFETGAGGSAPKHVEQFTEEGYLRWDSLGEFLALGASLEHLGQTLDNSKALVLSETLDQANDKFLANDKSPARKVGQIDNRGSHFYLAFYWAQALAAQNKDAELKAIFTPIAAQFEANEAKIDAELISAQGKPQTLGGYYQPTPELVSKVMRPSATFNAILAEIKS, from the coding sequence ATGACACAAAATTCAAAAATTTTTTACACCTTAACTGATGAGGCGCCATTGTTGGCGACTTACTCTTTTTTACCTATTGTTCAAGCGTTTACCGCAACGGCTGGTATTGCAATTGAAACAAGAGACATTTCGTTAGCAGGCAGAATTTTATCTAATTTTCCTGAGGTTTTGACAGATGCTCAAAAAACGGTTGATGCTTTGGCTGAACTTGGTCAATTGGCAACACAACCGGAAGCCAATATTATCAAATTACCAAACGTTTCTGCTTCAGTACCGCAATTAAAAGCGGCTATTACTGAATTGCAGTCACACGGTTATAACATTCCAAATTATCCGGAAGAGCCTCAAAACGATGCTGAAAAAGAAATCAAAGCTAAGTATGCTAAAGTTTTAGGTTCTGCTGTAAATCCTGTTTTACGTGAAGGAAACTCTGACCGTAGAGCGCCAAGAGCGGTAAAAAACTTCGCAAAATCAAATCCTCATTCCATGGGTGCGTGGTCTGCTGATTCTAAAACCAAAGTAGCTTCTATGCCAAATGGTGATTTCTACGGAAGCGAAAAATCACTTACTGTAACGGAAGCAAATGATGTAAAAATCGAATTTGTTGCTAAAGATGGATCAACTACAGTTCTTAAAGCCAGCACTCCATTAAAAGCAGGTGAGATTATTGACAGTTCTGTATTACACTTAAATGCTTTAAAAAGTTTTGTTGCTGAAACTATCACAGAGGCAAAAAAAGAAGGTGTTTTACTTTCTGTTCACTTAAAAGCGACAATGATGAAAGTTTCAGATCCAATTATCTTTGGCGCTATCGTTGAAGTTTATTTTGCTGATCTTTTCAAAAAATACGAAACTTTATTCAATGAATTAAACATCGACACCAGAAATGGTTTGGGTGATATTTATGCTAAAATTGCAGGAAGACCTGAGCAAGCTGAAGTAGAAGCTGCTATTGACGCTGCGATCGCTAACGGTCCTGCATTAGCAATGGTAAATTCTGATAAAGGAATTACCAACCTGCATGTTCCTTCTGACGTTATTGTTGATGCTTCTATGCCGGCAATGATCCGTACTTCAGGACAGATGTACAATAAAGAAGGAAAACAACAAGATACTATCGCTATTATCCCGGATCGCTCTTATGCCGGAATTTATACTGCAACTATTGATTTCTGTAAAAAACATGGTGCTTTTGATCCTAAAACAATGGGAAGTGTTCCTAACGTAGGTTTAATGGCTCAAAAAGCAGAAGAATACGGATCTCACGATAAAACTTTTCAAATGAAAGAAGAAGGTGTTGTTCGTGTAGTTGATAAAAACGGAACTGTTTTGATGGAACAAAGTGTTGAAGCAAATGACATTTTCAGAATGTGTCAGGCTAAAGACGCTCCAATTCAGGACTGGGTTAAACTAGCGGTAAACAGAGCTCGTTTATCTGATACTCCGGCTGTTTTCTGGTTAGACGAAAACAGAGCGCATGACAGAGAATTGATCGTAAAAGTTCAAAAATATCTTAAAGACTACAATACTGTAAACTTAGACATCCGTATTTTAAATCCGGTTGCTGCTACAGAATTTACTTTAGACAGAATCATCAAAGGATTGGATACAATCTCTGTAACAGGAAACGTTTTACGTGATTACTTAACGGACTTATTCCCAATTTTAGAATTAGGAACTTCTGCTAAAATGCTTTCTATCGTTCCGTTAATGAACGGTGGAGGATTGTTCGAAACCGGTGCAGGTGGTTCTGCTCCTAAACACGTTGAGCAATTTACAGAAGAAGGTTATTTACGTTGGGATTCATTAGGAGAGTTTTTAGCACTTGGAGCTTCATTAGAGCACTTAGGTCAGACTTTAGACAATTCTAAGGCGCTTGTTTTATCTGAAACTTTAGATCAGGCCAACGACAAATTCTTGGCAAATGATAAATCTCCGGCACGTAAAGTAGGTCAAATTGACAACCGTGGTTCTCATTTTTACCTTGCTTTCTATTGGGCACAGGCATTAGCTGCTCAAAATAAAGATGCTGAATTAAAAGCAATTTTCACTCCAATTGCAGCTCAATTTGAAGCAAACGAAGCTAAAATTGATGCAGAGTTAATCAGTGCTCAGGGGAAACCTCAAACACTGGGCGGATACTATCAGCCAACTCCTGAATTAGTAAGCAAAGTAATGCGTCCGAGCGCTACATTCAATGCAATTCTTGCTGAAATAAAATCATAA
- the rplS gene encoding 50S ribosomal protein L19 encodes MADLMKFVQTELVAKKDFPVFGAGDTITVFYEIKEGEKTRTQFFKGVVIQRRGSGNTETFTIRKMSGAIGVERIFPVNLPALQKIEINKKGAVRRARIFYFRQLTGKKAKIRDKRR; translated from the coding sequence ATGGCAGATTTAATGAAATTCGTTCAAACCGAATTAGTTGCTAAAAAAGATTTCCCTGTTTTCGGAGCTGGAGACACTATTACAGTTTTCTACGAAATTAAAGAGGGTGAAAAAACAAGAACTCAGTTTTTTAAAGGAGTTGTTATTCAAAGAAGAGGTTCTGGTAACACAGAAACTTTTACTATTCGTAAAATGTCAGGAGCTATTGGAGTTGAGCGTATCTTCCCAGTAAACTTACCAGCTTTACAAAAAATTGAAATCAACAAAAAAGGAGCTGTACGTAGAGCTAGAATTTTCTACTTCAGACAACTTACTGGTAAAAAAGCTAAGATTAGAGATAAAAGAAGATAA
- the trmD gene encoding tRNA (guanosine(37)-N1)-methyltransferase TrmD — MRIDIITILPELLRSPFEASIMKRAIDKGLVEVHFHNLRDYTTNKQKSVDDYPFGGGAGMVMTVQPIDACITHLKSEREYDDIIYMSPDGETLNQKMANTMSMYENIIILCGHYKGVDQRVRDHFITREISIGDYVLSGGELGALVLSDALIRLIPGVLSDETSALTDSFQDNLLSGPIYTRPADYKGWKVPDVLTSGHFAKIDKWREDMAYEHTKNRRPDLLEEQ; from the coding sequence ATGCGAATTGATATTATAACGATTTTGCCGGAATTATTAAGAAGTCCGTTTGAGGCTTCCATTATGAAACGTGCTATTGACAAAGGTTTGGTCGAAGTACATTTTCATAATTTGCGTGATTATACGACAAACAAACAAAAAAGTGTCGACGATTATCCGTTTGGCGGTGGTGCCGGAATGGTGATGACGGTTCAACCTATTGATGCCTGCATCACACATTTGAAAAGCGAACGTGAATACGATGACATCATCTATATGTCTCCGGATGGTGAAACTTTAAACCAAAAAATGGCCAATACCATGTCGATGTATGAAAATATCATCATTTTATGCGGTCACTATAAAGGGGTTGATCAAAGGGTTCGCGATCATTTTATTACAAGAGAAATCTCGATTGGTGATTATGTTTTATCGGGTGGAGAATTAGGTGCTTTGGTTTTATCCGATGCTTTGATCCGATTAATTCCGGGTGTTTTGAGTGACGAAACCTCTGCATTAACAGACAGTTTTCAGGACAATTTACTTTCGGGTCCGATCTATACCCGTCCCGCAGATTATAAAGGATGGAAAGTCCCGGATGTTTTAACCAGCGGACATTTTGCCAAAATTGATAAATGGCGTGAGGATATGGCGTATGAGCATACTAAGAACAGGCGTCCGGATTTGTTAGAGGAGCAGTAG
- a CDS encoding archaemetzincin, translated as MRKFFLLVIVLFYSCNSNKENAYFEDIKENDVALAPPAPGDWLYDRDEKGQSFEKFMKSKHIIPTKEANIIYIKPIGSFTALQTKQIELTREYLQIYFQLDTKILETASNNIIPDHARRIGREEQEQLLAGYILDSVLKKDKPLNRIAVMGLTELDLFPSSSWNYVFGLASYTQKIGVSSIYRLQDEKLTEANFNLCLSRLLKVSSHELGHMFGLAHCIEANCVMNGTNSIPETDEHSIRLCSNCQKKINSGLKYDNKKRLNELATYFERNNLMRELQLMKRDLASTRF; from the coding sequence ATGAGAAAATTTTTTCTTTTAGTTATTGTACTTTTTTATTCCTGTAATTCAAATAAAGAAAATGCCTATTTCGAAGATATAAAAGAGAATGATGTTGCGCTTGCTCCACCTGCGCCCGGCGACTGGTTGTATGATCGTGACGAAAAAGGGCAGAGTTTTGAAAAATTCATGAAATCAAAACACATTATTCCAACCAAAGAGGCGAATATTATTTATATAAAACCAATTGGCAGTTTTACGGCTTTGCAAACCAAACAAATTGAATTGACGAGGGAGTATCTGCAAATCTATTTTCAATTGGACACCAAAATTTTGGAAACCGCTTCAAATAATATTATTCCTGATCATGCCAGAAGAATAGGAAGAGAAGAGCAGGAGCAGCTGTTGGCAGGTTATATTTTAGACAGTGTTTTAAAAAAGGATAAGCCATTAAACCGAATTGCCGTAATGGGATTGACAGAACTGGATTTATTTCCTTCCTCTAGTTGGAATTACGTTTTTGGATTAGCGTCGTACACACAGAAAATAGGAGTAAGTTCCATTTATAGATTACAAGATGAAAAATTAACAGAGGCCAATTTCAATCTGTGTTTATCTCGATTGTTGAAAGTAAGTTCACACGAACTCGGGCACATGTTTGGATTAGCCCATTGTATTGAGGCCAATTGCGTGATGAATGGAACAAATAGTATCCCGGAGACAGATGAACATTCTATCCGATTGTGCTCAAACTGTCAGAAAAAAATAAATTCCGGTTTAAAATACGATAACAAAAAAAGATTGAATGAACTCGCAACTTATTTTGAGCGAAATAATTTGATGCGTGAATTGCAGTTAATGAAACGCGATCTTGCGAGTACTCGATTTTAA
- a CDS encoding aspartate/glutamate racemase family protein, with product MKKIGLVGGISWISTIDYYRFINEGINEKLGGLNFAECIIYSVNFDDFQRNNTNGNWDATFDLLLNACKNLEKSGADAIVLCANTAHAVSDRLEQEINLPFVHVVTATANAIKKQGLKKVGLLGTKFTMEMDFYFKKLAENNIEAIVPFLQEERDFVQQTLKEELGRGIIKEQTKRAYLSIIEKLIENGAEGIILGCTEIPMLISQEDVPVPVFDTTKIHSEAAVEFAVSAE from the coding sequence ATGAAAAAAATAGGACTTGTAGGCGGAATCAGTTGGATTTCGACAATTGATTATTACCGATTTATCAACGAAGGCATCAACGAAAAGTTAGGTGGACTTAATTTCGCCGAATGCATTATTTACTCGGTGAATTTTGATGATTTTCAAAGAAATAACACCAACGGAAATTGGGATGCCACTTTTGATTTGCTTTTAAATGCCTGCAAAAACCTCGAAAAAAGCGGTGCCGATGCCATTGTTTTGTGTGCCAATACGGCTCATGCGGTTTCAGACAGACTGGAGCAGGAAATTAATTTACCATTTGTACATGTAGTGACCGCCACAGCAAATGCAATAAAGAAACAAGGATTGAAAAAAGTCGGTTTGTTGGGAACGAAATTCACTATGGAAATGGATTTTTACTTCAAAAAACTGGCAGAAAATAACATAGAAGCCATTGTTCCTTTTCTTCAGGAAGAAAGAGATTTTGTGCAGCAAACCTTAAAAGAAGAATTAGGACGAGGAATAATAAAAGAACAAACCAAGAGAGCCTATCTCTCAATTATTGAAAAATTAATTGAAAACGGAGCAGAGGGAATAATTTTGGGTTGTACCGAAATTCCCATGCTGATTAGTCAGGAAGACGTTCCGGTTCCGGTTTTTGATACGACAAAAATTCATTCGGAAGCGGCGGTAGAATTTGCTGTTTCTGCAGAATAA
- a CDS encoding NADPH-dependent FMN reductase — protein MGEQKIIMAISGSTRKNSNNFKILKFISENISSDFTVEIFEDLERIPHFNPDLDTENPPEEVQAFRNKIETASGVIICTPEYVFSLPGSLKNALEWCVSTTVFSNKKVGLITASASGEKGHEQLELIMKTIEAKFNEETQLLIQGIRGKLDLDGNITDEKTLLNLLKFIRNFEKQMKEFN, from the coding sequence ATGGGCGAGCAGAAAATCATAATGGCTATTTCAGGAAGTACGAGAAAGAACTCGAATAACTTTAAAATTCTGAAATTCATTTCGGAAAACATAAGCAGTGATTTTACGGTAGAAATATTCGAAGATTTAGAACGTATTCCTCATTTTAATCCGGATCTGGATACCGAAAATCCACCCGAAGAAGTACAGGCTTTCAGAAATAAAATTGAGACCGCAAGTGGGGTCATAATTTGTACTCCCGAATATGTATTTAGTTTGCCCGGAAGTTTGAAAAATGCCTTAGAATGGTGTGTTTCTACTACGGTGTTTTCAAATAAAAAGGTAGGTTTGATCACGGCTTCTGCGTCCGGAGAAAAAGGCCATGAGCAATTAGAGTTAATAATGAAAACTATTGAAGCTAAATTTAATGAGGAAACTCAACTTTTGATACAGGGAATAAGAGGCAAATTAGATTTGGATGGAAATATTACGGATGAAAAAACGTTGCTCAACCTTCTTAAATTTATCAGGAATTTTGAAAAACAAATGAAAGAATTCAATTAA
- a CDS encoding cupin domain-containing protein, with protein MQSFGSSKMFIKGDEIEWEVVGEGIKRKILAYDDKVMLVNVHFEKGGIGVLHEHYHSQVTYIASGKFDVTINGVTQTLKEGDSFYIPPHAIHGVVCLESGLLTDVFSPMREDFMKF; from the coding sequence ATGCAAAGTTTCGGATCGAGTAAAATGTTTATAAAAGGCGATGAAATAGAGTGGGAAGTAGTAGGGGAAGGTATCAAGCGTAAAATTCTGGCTTATGATGATAAAGTCATGCTGGTGAATGTTCATTTTGAAAAAGGAGGAATTGGCGTTTTGCACGAACACTATCATTCGCAGGTAACCTATATTGCAAGCGGTAAATTTGATGTTACAATTAATGGTGTCACACAGACTTTAAAAGAAGGAGACAGTTTTTATATTCCTCCTCATGCCATTCACGGTGTTGTTTGTTTAGAAAGCGGACTTTTAACCGATGTTTTTAGCCCAATGCGGGAAGATTTTATGAAGTTTTAG